One Corynebacterium efficiens YS-314 DNA segment encodes these proteins:
- a CDS encoding glycosyltransferase family 1 protein, translated as MKSVGTVKFSNQLPTQLEPLVQLAHNLRWSWREETKQLFRDIDPELWSKLGEDPKQMLHQAPASRLRELAGDDGYLGRINNESQNLSEYLTAPLWYQKTCATSDRSNNLITAYFSMEFGIHPSLPIYSGGLGVLAGDHMKSASDLGVPLIGVGLLYTHGYFTQSLTADGWQQEKYEYHDPANLPIVAVTDDKGEQLKVTVAFPEGRQITIALWVANVGRVPLLLLDTNIDENPEDMRSVTDRLYGGDSEHRIKQEIVLGVGGIRAVDAYCEQKGIPRPDVAHLNEGHAGFLTLERIRQRMAQGMDYAAAFEQVRASNIFTTHTPVPAGIDRFDMSMVRRYLGDGLPEDQQLCPGIPLDKAIELGREDDPSLFNMAHMGLRASQRANGVAKLHGEVSREMFAGLYPGYEPAEVPIGHVTNGVHLPTWVKPEMLELIERVSGGADLAVADTWSNPDAVPNEKIWEVRNKLRADLVEVARAATFESWATRGHAEAQLGWTRRVLDPEVLTIGFARRVSTYKRLTLMLRNPERLRSILLNEERPVQFVIAGKAHPHDMGGKKLMQEIVQFADQAGVRDRFLFLPDYDINLASYLVAGTDVWLNNPVRPQEASGTSGMKAVMNGGLTLSISDGWWDEMPQEETGWTIPTVETPDFEYRDHLESQALYDLLENDVAPLFYDRDDNGIPQGWLEMIRRSWTTLSPMVTSTRMVRDYTTDYYRPTQHQAMLIAKPEDASSYAAWLETVKSEWSTVALSNLRVADTAPGAEAHAETETETLITVDVDPGSLEHGDIRVQAIIGDQDDHGQIVDPVVYDMDKTGKSTYTVAIHRDLPGTVGYTARVVPCHDMLVNAAETGLITYYPA; from the coding sequence GTGAAATCAGTAGGCACAGTCAAATTCAGCAATCAGCTCCCCACCCAGCTCGAACCGCTGGTTCAGCTCGCGCACAATCTGCGCTGGTCGTGGCGTGAGGAAACCAAGCAGCTGTTCCGGGACATCGATCCGGAACTGTGGTCGAAGCTGGGGGAGGACCCCAAGCAGATGTTGCATCAGGCACCCGCTTCCCGCCTGCGTGAGCTCGCCGGTGATGACGGGTACCTCGGCCGCATCAACAATGAATCCCAGAACCTCAGCGAGTACCTGACCGCCCCGCTGTGGTACCAGAAGACCTGCGCCACATCTGATCGCAGCAACAATCTCATCACCGCCTACTTCTCCATGGAGTTCGGCATCCACCCCAGCCTTCCGATCTACTCGGGTGGTCTCGGAGTCCTCGCCGGCGATCACATGAAATCCGCCTCCGATCTCGGTGTCCCCCTGATCGGTGTCGGTCTGCTCTACACTCATGGCTACTTCACCCAGTCACTGACCGCCGACGGTTGGCAGCAGGAGAAGTACGAGTACCACGACCCCGCCAACCTGCCCATTGTCGCCGTCACCGATGACAAGGGTGAGCAGCTCAAGGTCACCGTCGCCTTCCCCGAGGGCCGTCAGATCACCATCGCCCTGTGGGTCGCCAACGTCGGGCGTGTCCCGCTGCTGCTGCTCGACACCAATATCGATGAAAACCCGGAGGACATGCGTTCTGTCACCGACCGTCTCTACGGTGGTGACTCCGAGCACCGCATCAAGCAGGAGATCGTCCTCGGCGTCGGCGGTATCCGCGCCGTCGACGCCTACTGCGAGCAGAAGGGCATCCCACGTCCGGACGTCGCCCACCTCAACGAGGGACATGCCGGCTTCCTCACCCTCGAGCGCATCCGCCAGCGCATGGCGCAGGGCATGGACTACGCCGCCGCCTTCGAGCAGGTCCGCGCCTCCAACATCTTCACCACGCACACCCCGGTCCCGGCGGGCATCGACCGTTTCGACATGTCCATGGTGCGCCGTTACCTCGGTGACGGGCTGCCCGAGGACCAGCAGCTCTGCCCCGGTATCCCCCTGGACAAGGCCATCGAACTCGGTCGGGAGGATGACCCCTCCCTCTTCAACATGGCACACATGGGTCTGCGTGCCTCCCAGCGCGCCAACGGTGTGGCCAAGCTCCACGGTGAGGTCTCCCGTGAGATGTTCGCCGGTCTCTACCCGGGCTATGAGCCCGCAGAGGTTCCGATCGGCCATGTCACCAACGGTGTCCACCTCCCAACCTGGGTCAAGCCCGAGATGCTGGAACTGATCGAGCGTGTCTCCGGTGGGGCGGATCTCGCCGTCGCCGACACCTGGAGCAACCCGGATGCGGTGCCCAATGAGAAGATCTGGGAGGTCCGCAACAAGCTGCGCGCCGATCTCGTCGAGGTCGCCCGCGCGGCCACCTTCGAGTCCTGGGCCACCCGTGGACACGCCGAGGCCCAGCTCGGCTGGACCCGTCGCGTCCTGGACCCGGAGGTGCTGACCATCGGTTTCGCCCGTCGCGTGTCCACCTACAAGCGACTGACGCTGATGCTGCGCAATCCGGAGCGTCTGCGTTCCATCCTCCTCAACGAGGAGCGTCCGGTGCAGTTCGTCATCGCCGGCAAGGCCCACCCGCATGACATGGGTGGCAAGAAGCTCATGCAGGAGATCGTCCAGTTCGCAGACCAGGCCGGTGTGCGTGACCGCTTCCTGTTCCTGCCTGACTATGACATCAACCTGGCCAGCTACCTTGTCGCCGGCACAGATGTCTGGCTGAACAACCCGGTGCGCCCGCAGGAGGCCTCCGGCACCTCCGGTATGAAGGCCGTCATGAACGGTGGGCTCACCCTGTCGATCTCCGACGGCTGGTGGGATGAGATGCCCCAGGAGGAGACCGGTTGGACCATCCCGACCGTGGAGACCCCTGATTTCGAGTACCGTGACCACCTCGAGTCCCAGGCCCTCTACGACCTGCTGGAAAATGATGTCGCCCCACTGTTCTACGACCGTGATGACAACGGCATCCCGCAGGGTTGGCTGGAGATGATCCGCAGGTCCTGGACCACCCTGTCACCGATGGTGACCTCCACCCGCATGGTCCGGGACTACACGACCGACTACTACCGTCCGACCCAGCACCAGGCGATGCTCATCGCCAAGCCGGAGGACGCCAGTTCCTACGCCGCCTGGTTGGAGACCGTCAAGTCCGAATGGTCCACGGTGGCACTGTCCAACCTCCGCGTGGCTGACACCGCCCCCGGCGCAGAGGCCCACGCGGAGACCGAGACGGAGACCCTGATCACCGTGGATGTCGATCCCGGTTCACTGGAGCACGGGGACATCCGTGTCCAGGCCATCATCGGTGACCAGGATGACCACGGGCAGATCGTGGATCCGGTTGTCTACGACATGGACAAGACCGGCAAGTCCACCTACACCGTGGCGATCCACCGCGACCTCCCCGGCACCGTCGGATACACCGCCCGCGTGGTGCCCTGCCACGACATGCTGGTCAACGCCGCTGAAACCGGACTGATCACCTACTACCCGGCCTGA
- a CDS encoding VOC family protein, producing the protein MATPEKTINTATHMDAVTLRVGDLENMTSYYATILDMDPIEEKSRGRDVHRVLGRNGLPLMRLVSTPGLPGVDPGQAGLYHTAFLFEAPAALAATVYRAARDPRSSFVGSSDHLVSEAFYFTDPEGNGIELYVDRPREAWTYTGGDVDMDTVYLDPNAYLQKHLNQKVLESNRSQPATIGHVHLQVGDLNQAAAFYIDRIGFERTTSIPGALFTSAGGYHHHVAMNTWHSGGAGPRAATLGLAEVSILVPEREDLDMLVSRLGDWEHSDNGTSVTMTDPWGTPVTVSLPGVTTEELLERR; encoded by the coding sequence ATGGCCACCCCTGAGAAGACCATCAACACCGCCACCCACATGGACGCCGTCACCCTCCGCGTCGGTGACCTGGAGAACATGACCTCCTACTACGCCACCATCCTGGACATGGACCCCATTGAGGAGAAGTCCCGGGGCAGGGACGTCCACCGCGTGCTGGGGCGCAACGGCCTGCCCCTGATGCGACTGGTGTCCACCCCGGGCCTGCCGGGTGTGGATCCAGGGCAGGCGGGTCTCTACCACACGGCCTTCCTGTTCGAGGCCCCCGCTGCTCTCGCCGCCACCGTCTACCGCGCCGCCCGGGATCCCCGATCCAGTTTCGTCGGGTCCTCCGATCACCTGGTCTCCGAGGCGTTCTACTTCACCGACCCCGAGGGCAACGGCATCGAACTGTACGTGGACCGGCCACGCGAGGCCTGGACCTACACCGGTGGGGATGTGGACATGGACACCGTCTACCTGGATCCCAACGCCTACCTGCAGAAACACCTCAACCAGAAGGTGCTGGAATCCAACAGGTCCCAGCCTGCCACCATCGGACATGTCCACCTCCAGGTAGGTGACCTCAACCAGGCAGCCGCCTTCTACATCGACCGCATCGGTTTCGAACGCACCACCTCCATCCCCGGTGCCCTGTTCACCTCGGCCGGTGGATACCACCACCATGTGGCCATGAACACCTGGCATTCCGGTGGGGCCGGGCCCCGGGCCGCCACCCTCGGACTCGCAGAGGTGTCCATCCTCGTCCCCGAGCGGGAGGATCTGGACATGTTGGTCAGCCGTCTCGGTGATTGGGAGCATTCCGACAATGGAACCTCGGTGACCATGACCGACCCGTGGGGCACCCCGGTCACCGTGTCCCTCCCGGGGGTCACCACCGAGGAACTGCTCGAGCGTCGATAG
- the pyk gene encoding pyruvate kinase produces MERRTKIVCTLGPAVASADGILRLVQDGMDVARLNFSHGDHPDHEQNYKWVREATDKTGRAVGILADLQGPKIRLGRFKEGSTVWETGETVRITVDDVEGTHDRVSTTYKNLAKDARPGDRLLVDDGKVGLVCVSVEGNDVICEVTEGGPVSNNKGVSLPGMDISVPALSEKDIKDLRFALKLGVDFIALSFVRSPADVELVHAIMDEEGRRVPVIAKLEKPEAVAALESIVLAFDAIMVARGDLGVEVPLEEVPLVQKRAIQIARENAKPVIVATQMLDSMIENSRPTRAEASDVANAVLDGADAVMLSGETSVGKDPHNVVRTMSRIVRFAETDGRVPDLTHIPRTKRGVISYSARDIAERLNARALVAFTTSGDTAKRLARLHSHLPLLVFTPDPSVRSQLALTWGAQTFLCPKVDDTDGMMREVDRALLAMDEYQKDDMMVVVAGSPPGVTGNTNMIHVHLLGEDTRIPK; encoded by the coding sequence GTGGAAAGACGAACTAAGATTGTATGCACCCTCGGTCCGGCGGTCGCCAGCGCGGATGGGATCCTCCGACTGGTTCAGGACGGCATGGATGTGGCCCGCCTGAACTTCTCGCACGGCGATCACCCCGACCATGAACAGAACTACAAGTGGGTCCGTGAAGCCACTGACAAGACCGGTCGCGCGGTCGGCATCCTCGCCGACCTGCAGGGCCCCAAGATCCGTCTCGGACGGTTCAAGGAGGGCTCAACCGTATGGGAGACCGGTGAGACGGTCCGCATCACGGTGGATGATGTCGAAGGCACCCATGACCGTGTCTCCACCACCTACAAGAACCTGGCCAAGGATGCCCGTCCGGGGGACCGTCTGCTGGTCGATGACGGCAAGGTCGGCCTCGTCTGCGTCTCCGTCGAGGGCAACGATGTCATCTGTGAGGTCACCGAAGGTGGCCCCGTCTCCAACAACAAGGGTGTCTCCCTGCCCGGCATGGACATCTCCGTGCCAGCCCTATCCGAGAAAGACATCAAGGATCTTCGTTTCGCCCTGAAGCTCGGCGTTGACTTCATCGCCCTGTCCTTCGTCCGCTCCCCAGCGGACGTCGAACTCGTCCATGCCATCATGGATGAGGAGGGACGTCGCGTCCCGGTGATCGCCAAGCTGGAGAAGCCGGAGGCGGTCGCAGCACTCGAGTCCATCGTGCTGGCGTTCGACGCGATCATGGTCGCCCGTGGAGACCTCGGCGTGGAGGTCCCGCTCGAGGAGGTCCCGCTCGTGCAGAAGCGGGCGATCCAGATCGCCCGGGAGAACGCCAAGCCGGTCATCGTGGCCACCCAGATGCTCGATTCGATGATTGAGAATTCCCGTCCGACCCGTGCGGAGGCCTCCGATGTGGCCAACGCCGTTCTCGATGGTGCCGATGCCGTCATGCTCTCCGGTGAGACCTCCGTGGGTAAGGATCCCCACAATGTGGTCCGCACGATGTCCCGTATCGTCCGCTTCGCCGAGACCGACGGCCGGGTTCCGGATCTCACGCACATTCCGCGCACCAAGCGTGGCGTGATCTCCTATTCCGCCCGCGACATCGCCGAGCGACTCAATGCCCGCGCCCTGGTCGCCTTCACCACCTCGGGGGACACCGCCAAGCGTCTGGCCCGTCTGCACTCCCATCTGCCGCTGCTGGTCTTCACCCCTGATCCGAGCGTCCGCTCCCAGCTGGCGCTCACCTGGGGTGCCCAGACCTTCCTGTGCCCGAAGGTGGATGACACCGATGGCATGATGCGTGAGGTTGACCGTGCGCTGCTGGCCATGGACGAGTATCAGAAGGATGACATGATGGTGGTCGTCGCCGGTTCCCCTCCGGGGGTCACGGGAAACACCAACATGATCCACGTTCACCTGCTGGGTGAGGATACCCGGATTCCCAAGTAG
- a CDS encoding indole-3-glycerol-phosphate synthase, which produces MVTVENRILQDVAAEVATREARVTFQDVKDQSRSPGLPAALDVRSVFLGSGCNLVAGFDRFASDWSDHKDPVDFATRLEECGAAALSYMVRRGRFEIAAQDIRDIKAAVNLPLLLDDLIVDPYQIHEARVLGADALALAVWTMDPHKLAALLDRTESLGMTALVEVRNPAEAARAAEVGASVVAIDITGYQGPKTLPEAFAGVCSQLPQETARIVLGGCWTPKELMAFARQSADAIYVPHTPLASTRSLISAGMHPACPSR; this is translated from the coding sequence ATGGTAACGGTGGAAAACCGTATTCTCCAGGATGTTGCAGCCGAGGTCGCGACACGGGAAGCACGGGTGACGTTCCAGGACGTCAAGGATCAGTCACGTTCACCCGGTCTGCCGGCGGCGCTTGATGTCCGTTCGGTATTCCTGGGTTCCGGTTGCAACCTGGTGGCCGGATTCGATCGTTTCGCATCAGACTGGTCGGATCACAAGGACCCCGTTGATTTCGCCACCCGCCTGGAGGAGTGTGGGGCCGCCGCGCTCAGCTATATGGTCCGCAGGGGACGGTTCGAGATCGCGGCGCAGGACATCAGGGATATCAAGGCTGCTGTCAATCTCCCGCTGCTTCTCGATGATCTCATCGTCGACCCCTATCAGATCCATGAGGCCCGCGTCCTCGGTGCGGATGCCCTGGCGCTGGCGGTCTGGACCATGGATCCGCACAAACTGGCCGCCCTGCTCGACCGCACGGAATCCCTGGGTATGACCGCGCTGGTGGAGGTGCGCAACCCGGCGGAGGCCGCCCGCGCCGCTGAGGTGGGGGCTTCCGTGGTGGCCATCGATATCACCGGTTACCAGGGGCCGAAAACACTCCCGGAGGCCTTCGCCGGGGTCTGTTCCCAGCTCCCGCAGGAAACCGCCCGCATCGTCCTCGGCGGGTGTTGGACACCGAAGGAACTCATGGCCTTCGCCCGGCAGTCCGCCGATGCTATCTACGTGCCCCACACCCCCCTCGCCTCAACCCGGTCGCTGATCTCGGCAGGCATGCATCCGGCCTGCCCATCGCGGTAG
- a CDS encoding TIGR02234 family membrane protein produces the protein MKRHVLSALLIGAGALVVWISSRMTWITVEAFDDKSGATTQSLVGATWSTEIMALALALAAACVAGLVLRRTGRRIVGGLAAVLAVGASLSPLSLLTGEATAEDAERARSLLTSGVASQRASEGTLLSEWAEITDLSTHPAAAVVALLGCALALFGGVLLAMRPGADGVQASRFERRQARADKIHTDLEQAPDSGRVMWDALDEDIDPTDTGGGRGKITGQ, from the coding sequence ATGAAACGCCACGTGCTGTCAGCCCTGTTGATCGGTGCGGGGGCTCTGGTGGTCTGGATCAGCTCACGCATGACCTGGATCACTGTTGAGGCCTTCGACGACAAATCCGGTGCCACCACCCAGTCGCTGGTGGGTGCCACCTGGTCGACGGAGATCATGGCGCTGGCCCTGGCGCTGGCCGCCGCCTGTGTCGCCGGGCTCGTGCTGCGCCGGACGGGGCGCAGGATCGTCGGTGGGCTTGCCGCAGTACTCGCCGTGGGTGCGAGCCTCTCCCCGCTGTCCCTGCTCACGGGGGAGGCCACCGCGGAGGATGCGGAACGGGCACGGTCCCTGCTCACCTCAGGTGTGGCCAGCCAGCGGGCCAGCGAGGGCACCCTGCTGTCGGAATGGGCGGAGATCACCGACCTCTCCACGCACCCGGCGGCGGCGGTTGTGGCGCTCCTCGGCTGCGCGCTAGCCCTGTTCGGGGGTGTGCTGCTGGCCATGCGGCCCGGTGCCGACGGTGTTCAGGCGAGCAGGTTCGAACGGCGCCAGGCACGGGCGGATAAGATCCACACCGACCTTGAGCAGGCACCGGATTCCGGTCGTGTGATGTGGGACGCACTCGATGAGGATATTGACCCAACCGACACCGGCGGGGGTAGGGGCAAAATCACAGGTCAATGA